In Gimesia panareensis, the genomic window AACGGCAGCTGGTCCTGGTTCTCCCATTGGCCGTGCTCGTTGAGCCGGGCATGACAGGCCCACAGGCCCGGCTCATCGAGACGTCGATAGACGCAGAGCAGGCTGCCATCATTCAGGATGTGTGGGGTCAGCGTCTGGCCAGACAGTCCGGTCGAGGCGTGGGTCGACCAGCTGGCGCCTCCGTCAGTGCTGAAAGAAAAATGATTGGGGCGATCTGTGCCAGCTGCTTCATCGTAACACCAGGCGACTGCCAGCAGGCGTCCGTCAGGCAGTTCGAGGACCTTGGATTCCCAGAAGATCAAATGATCGTCGGGGCTGTGCATGATGTCGAGAGATTCGTTCCAGCTCTGTCCCTGATCATGCGAGACCAGTGCCAGCATCCGGTTGCCGTTGGGTAGTTCACCGTCCCAGCCGCGCCAGGTGGATGTTGGCCAGAGCCAGCGACCATCCCGCAGGACCGTGATGGGGCTGCACATCTCGAACGCGGGGCCGACCAGGGGAGGTGTCACCGCTTCCGGTTCGTTCCAGGTTTTTCCCCGATCGCCGGAACGCATCAGTAACAGTTCTGCCGGCACCAGGCCCAGTGTGTCGGGGTTGCTCAGTCCTTCGTCGGGATGTGCACTGCGGTCGTAACGGATCAGGTTCGCCAGCAGTTCCCAGTCCGGCGTGGTGGTCACGCGGCCGAAGGTCGATGTCAGGCGATCGGGAGTCGCGGGGTTAAGTTGTCCCTGGTAATGCCAGGTCTGCCCCTGGTCGATAGACCGGGACCAGTGCAGTTGCAGGTTGACGGCTTCAAATGCTTCGCCCAGTGAAAACAGCCCCAGCAGCGAACCGTCGGACAGGACGGCGACCGAGGGAAAGTAAGCGTGCACACTTTTCACATGCGGCATGCTGTTGCGAAACAGCACGCCGGTTTCAAGCTGGTTGAGTTGCATGGCGAGTATCCTTCACTCAGTTGCAGGCGGTTTATTTGTGTTCCTTCAGTTTCAGATCGGCCATGTAGATCGCTGTGATTGTTTTTCCGTTCTTGTCTTTTTCGTGGCTGGAGTACCAGGAAATCACGGCGTGGTCCGGCGAGAGGACGAGGATACCCGGGTACGAGTTGTCGCCGCCACTGGGGAGCGTGGCGAATTCGTGCAGCTGATTGTCTTTGAACCAGTAGAGCGAAGTGACATACTTGCCGTTCTTACGCTGACGTCCGCCGACGACGTAGCGGTCGCCCCATTTGGCGAGCAGGGGGCCGCCGATATAGCGGTCGAGCTGTTGACGGTCCCAGTGGTCGAAGGGAGGCCGGGAACGCATGACCCAGGCGGGGTTGGATCCGCTGCGACCGATGGCCAGCAGGTCGCCGTTCTTTTCGAACAGGAAGGCGGTTTCATCCCCCTGGCGTTCGTTGAACAGGCTGGCGGTTTTCCAGACCAGGCCGTCGTCGCTTTCCAGGATGGCGGTTTCGATCAGTTCGCGTCCCTGGTCATCTTTGGCGAAGTGGCGGATGCGGCGTCCGCAGAGATAGGCTTTGCCGTCATAGGCGGCGGCCCGCCAGATGTAATGGCCGTAGGTGCCTTCGAGCATGATCGGCTTCGACCATTTTTCCCCGTCGGCCGACCAGACGGCGTAGCCCAGGTGTTCGTTGATGGTGCGGGTTTTGGGAGCGGAGTCGCCGCAATACCAGGTGCCGGTGTAGACGAAGAGTTTGTCTTTGAAGATCAGGAAGTGCGGATCGCGGACATC contains:
- a CDS encoding sialidase family protein, whose product is MQLNQLETGVLFRNSMPHVKSVHAYFPSVAVLSDGSLLGLFSLGEAFEAVNLQLHWSRSIDQGQTWHYQGQLNPATPDRLTSTFGRVTTTPDWELLANLIRYDRSAHPDEGLSNPDTLGLVPAELLLMRSGDRGKTWNEPEAVTPPLVGPAFEMCSPITVLRDGRWLWPTSTWRGWDGELPNGNRMLALVSHDQGQSWNESLDIMHSPDDHLIFWESKVLELPDGRLLAVAWCYDEAAGTDRPNHFSFSTDGGASWSTHASTGLSGQTLTPHILNDGSLLCVYRRLDEPGLWACHARLNEHGQWENQDQLPLWGTHSSAGTTRTGENMSENFAALKFGAPHIVRLSDGQLFVSFWCYEQNVSLIRWFKFTVS